The following are encoded together in the Halomonas halophila genome:
- a CDS encoding sensor domain-containing diguanylate cyclase, with protein sequence MANQPAWWEEVLSLSQSAYLHVSRDQRIIDALGDTRMLLDREPAALIGMALPELKDIRARLGGAVAESLARQEIRPGETWGFEDGAGSYYGLADGSFVIKLTTTMKVDQGIIGRLADQLPIMVAYVDREFCFRFNNQAYVDFIGIDRESLYGRPVATVMTPASFERIQPRLQRALAGEEITYEDRLTLADGRTCYFKVHYTPDFLEGEVVGLYAIIQDISEYRAMIQLLRDVHSSTNRTDIGPDKIVDQLLRDALAYLSLDIGLVSRIIDEQYILKWAASDVADLSPGDTFALGDTYCRVMLDTEDVFHTNAAGQDTRISGHPCYQTFGLETYIGTPLRLNGEVWGTLNFSSAQPRQEPFDQMEIELVRLIADAVERVITDEAEIEQVRQELDRMANKALRDYLTGLPNRAYLDQHVEALIDAHEARDEPFSLAVIDIDHFKRINDLHGHDAGDTVLQWLSGRVAESLREDDLVARTGGEEFVVVLRGTRTPGAVAVLERVREHVDAGRLTLEDGQSLQVTVSGGVSEHHRGETHAQLFKRADTALYTAKRNGRDRISCL encoded by the coding sequence GTGGCCAACCAACCTGCCTGGTGGGAGGAGGTGCTCAGCCTCTCGCAATCCGCCTACCTGCATGTCTCGCGCGACCAGCGCATCATCGACGCCCTGGGCGATACCCGGATGCTGCTGGACCGGGAACCGGCGGCGCTTATCGGCATGGCCCTGCCCGAGCTCAAGGACATACGCGCCCGGCTCGGTGGCGCCGTGGCCGAAAGCCTGGCGCGCCAGGAGATTCGCCCCGGCGAGACCTGGGGGTTCGAGGACGGCGCCGGCAGCTACTATGGCCTCGCCGATGGCAGCTTCGTCATCAAGCTCACCACGACCATGAAAGTCGACCAGGGCATCATCGGACGGCTCGCCGATCAGCTGCCCATCATGGTGGCCTACGTCGATCGTGAGTTCTGCTTCCGCTTCAACAACCAGGCCTATGTGGACTTCATCGGCATCGATCGCGAGTCGCTGTACGGCAGGCCGGTCGCCACGGTGATGACGCCCGCCTCCTTCGAGCGCATCCAGCCGCGCCTGCAGCGAGCGCTGGCGGGCGAGGAGATCACCTATGAGGATCGCCTGACCCTCGCGGATGGCCGCACCTGCTACTTCAAGGTGCACTACACGCCCGATTTCCTGGAGGGCGAGGTGGTCGGCCTGTACGCGATCATCCAGGACATCTCCGAGTACCGCGCCATGATCCAGCTGCTGCGCGACGTGCACAGCAGCACGAACCGCACCGACATCGGCCCCGACAAGATCGTCGATCAACTGCTGCGCGACGCGCTCGCCTATCTGTCTCTGGATATCGGCCTGGTCAGCCGCATCATCGACGAGCAGTACATCCTCAAGTGGGCCGCCTCCGACGTGGCGGACCTCTCGCCGGGCGACACCTTTGCCCTGGGCGATACTTACTGCCGCGTGATGCTCGATACCGAGGACGTCTTCCACACCAATGCGGCCGGCCAGGACACGCGCATCAGTGGCCATCCCTGCTACCAGACCTTCGGGCTGGAGACCTACATCGGTACGCCGCTGCGCCTCAACGGCGAGGTCTGGGGCACGCTCAACTTCTCCAGCGCCCAGCCGCGCCAGGAACCCTTCGACCAGATGGAGATCGAGCTGGTGCGGCTGATCGCCGACGCGGTGGAGCGCGTGATCACCGACGAGGCGGAGATCGAGCAGGTCCGCCAGGAGCTCGACCGCATGGCCAACAAGGCACTGCGCGACTACCTGACCGGCCTGCCCAACCGCGCCTATCTGGACCAGCACGTCGAAGCGTTGATCGATGCCCACGAGGCCCGTGACGAGCCTTTCTCCCTCGCCGTGATCGACATCGACCACTTCAAGCGGATCAACGACTTGCATGGCCACGACGCCGGCGACACCGTGCTCCAGTGGCTGAGCGGACGGGTCGCCGAGAGCCTGCGCGAGGACGACCTGGTGGCACGCACCGGCGGCGAGGAATTCGTGGTGGTACTGCGTGGTACCCGCACCCCGGGGGCCGTCGCCGTCCTGGAGCGGGTGCGCGAACATGTGGACGCCGGCCGCCTCACCCTGGAGGACGGTCAGTCACTCCAGGTCACCGTCAGCGGCGGCGTCAGCGAGCATCACAGGGGGGAAACCCATGCGCAGCTGTTCAAGCGTGCCGACACCGCCCTGTACACCGCCAAGCGCAATGGCCGCGACCGGATCAGCTGCCTCTAG